A single window of Lytechinus variegatus isolate NC3 chromosome 8, Lvar_3.0, whole genome shotgun sequence DNA harbors:
- the LOC121420086 gene encoding uncharacterized protein LOC121420086, which translates to MATEPVFRAQHILDCIPLNHKEDLQAIFTREGLLKRTIHSVWGCPGHLFISLDGGTLVRAYQLKSSNRIKQFTILAKVSPVIKICFVQDTHDVILVFYKNGLVKVYEHVQPADSNSQPWRKREQFNLGTANDACVKGAICCFTQGKRVVVWVEERKEATSSGSAVEQCLLSAELEPNCKGIKSPVLLLSGCQSELQLTANNNGEHITVLPSQPCPAGMYFRLHFNSTDRSPVLESSILGEGCVERYKNFPVDFSDNADSLIHIWSEVAKNSYGKLVSMTMEARTGMVFLISEDGSVHSVSNAGEEKVGVFHLSDVDASSVSDWFAVRFVIGAVFPQERVIRIYSSVSGDILQETNLSSITSADAIHVWSILGSLPQIGFWSSTGIWLLQMQEASMAARADQPNTTQHLQDFELNKMAAATELQKLYSELTEEGAVASETDLDLLADSNVFQNEALLVSLSQGVDRCKHPRLMEKVANLQQRFKERPDPTPDTALNESMLPLLKDFYETREQREKLERGEIKSSGGLTLSSQIKEALDMTSVIPAGLRLSKLELLSNLNPEKLLEGLIKELDLEQAMECGVNGEQERPTEVLKHWSLCNPETEEGARFLKIFCRLLYVHQPLKLVDVVRFFQELHNTASDMSAFTRKRHGLSVSGMVLDVLPDPTESSDTKEAIRAKAQLIQDSDKSHGPMKALQLLLSHTLWEDAIHVVEGHMPQDSQSHRELFYVLQCAMLLDSTALQEHSQRLWDCLPPSISALNLLQALQINQDSVKNQLQRDSPRQPIQGPGLTTALLKEQLIQMLAHESV; encoded by the exons atGGCCACTGAACCTGTTTTCAGAGCGCAACATATTTTAGACTGCATTCCACTCAATCATAAAGAG GACTTACAAGCAATATTCACAAGAGAGGGTTTGCTGAAGAGGACGATCCATTCTGTATGGGGGTGTCCAGGACATCTTTTCATCTCCTTAGACGGAGGGACACTCGTAAGAGCATATCAG CTGAAGTCTTCTAATCGCATAAAGCAGTTTACGATCTTGGCCAAGGTCTCACCGGTAATCAAGATTTGTTTCGTCCAGGATACGCATGATGTCATTTTAGTT TTCTATAAGAACGGCCTTGTCAAGGTCTACGAGCACGTCCAACCAGCGGACAGCAACTCTCAGCCATGGCGCAAGAGAGAACAGTTCAACCTGGGCACAGCCAATGATGCATGCGTGAAGGGCGCCATCTGTTGTTTTACTCAAGGCAAGAGGGTGGTTGTCTGGGTGGAGGAGCGGAAGGAGGCCACGTCTTCTGGGAGTGCCGTCGAGCAATGTCTGCTCAGTGCGGAGTTGGAACCCA ATTGCAAAGGCATCAAGTCACCTGTATTGCTTCTCTCTGGTTGCCAGTCTGAGCTACAACTAACAGCAAACAACAATGGAGAACACATTACAGTCCTTCCAAG CCAACCCTGTCCAGCTGGAATGTATTTCAGACTCCATTTCAACTCTACAGACAGGTCACCTGTGCTGGAATCTTCCATTCTTGGAGAGGGGTGTGTAGAGAGGTACAAGAATTTTCCTGTAGATTTCAGTGACAACGCAGACAGCCTTATTCACATATGGAGCGAG GTGGCTAAAAATTCTTATGGTAAATTGGTTTCCATGACGATGGAAGCGAGGACTGGCATGGTGTTTCTTATCTCAGAGGATGGCTCGGTACATTCTGTTTCAAATGCTGGAG AAGAGAAAGTAGGAGTGTTTCATCTCTCAGATGTTGATGCATCCTCTGTCTCTGACTGGTTTGCTGTGAGGTTTGTGATCGGAGCAGTCTTCCCTCAAGAAAGAGTCATTAG AATCTACAGCTCTGTATCAGGTGACATTCTCCAAGAAACCAACCTATCGTCCATCACCTCGGCCGATGCGATCCATGTTTGGTCAATACTGGGTAGTCTTCCGCAGATCGGCTTCTGGTCATCCACTGGCATTTGGTTACTACAg ATGCAAGAAGCTTCAATGGCCGCCAGAGCTGATCAGCCAAACACCACTCAACACCTCCAGGACTTTGAGCTAAACAAGATGGCTGCTGCCACGGAGCTTCAGAAGCTGTACTCGGAACTGACAGAAGAGGGCGCCGTTGCATCTGAAACCGACCTTGACCTTCTTGCAGATTCTAATGTCTTCCAGAATGAAGCCCTTTTGGTATCGTTGTCTCAG GGTGTGGACAGGTGCAAGCATCCAAGATTGATGGAGAAGGTTGCCAATTTGCAGCAGAGGTTCAAGGAAAGGCCCGATCCCACTCCTGACACCGCTCTCAACGAGTCCATGCTTCCTCTTCTGAAGGACTTCTATGAGACAAGGGAACAGAGAGAGAAGTTGGAAAGG GGGGAGATCAAATCGTCAGGTGGTTTGACCCTGTCATCTCAGATAAAGGAAGCTCTTGATATGACCTCAGTTATTCCAGCAG gaCTCAGGCTTAGTAAACTAGAGCTTCTTTCCAATCTCAACCCTGAGAAGCTTCTAGAAGGTCTTATCAAAGAGCTGGATTTAGAACAAGCAATGGAATGTG GTGTTAATGGGGAACAAGAGAGGCCGACAGAAGTACTCAAACACTGGTCATTATGCAATCCCGAGACAGAAGAGGGCGCAAGATTCTTGAAGATATTTTGCCGGCTTTTGTACGTCCATCAGCCTCTGAAATTG GTGGATGTGGTGAGATTCTTTCAAGAGTTACACAATACAGCTTCTGATATGTCAGCATTCACCAGAAAAAGACACGGG TTATCTGTGAGTGGGATGGTGCTAGATGTTCTTCCAGACCCAACTGAATCTTCTGACACCAAGGAGGCTATCAGAGCAAAAGCACAACTCATTCAAGACAG TGATAAGAGCCATGGACCAATGAAAGCCCTTCAGCTTCTCCTCTCACATACCCTCTGGGAAGATGCAATACACGTTGTCGAAGGTCACATGCCCCAGGACAGCCAATCACATCGCGAGCTCTTCTACGTCCTCCAGTGTGCAATGCTACTG GACTCTACCGCCCTCCAGGAACACAGCCAACGACTATGGGATTGTTTGCCACCATCAATTTC GGCGCTGAATCTTCTACAGGCTCTACAGATCAACCAAGATAGTGTTAAGAACCAACTACAGAGAGACTCGCCGAGACAACCTATCCAGGGTCCGGGTCTCACCACTGCTCTCCTTAAAGAACAATTGATACAGATGTTGGCCCATGAATCTGTATAA